GTTACTGAGAAAAACATCAAGACGATGGCCATTGATACTATGATCAATGTTAGGAGTAGACTGGTGACAACAAGGCATTGAGTAAAAATTGGCTCTTTTCCTATGAGACACTGCAGCTTTACAGCTCACCCAGTGAACCATTTTTGCTGTTCTACAGGCAGATCAGAAGACATCAGAACGCAAGGACACATTTAGAAAATATTATCACATGCCATAAATACAAGTAGATATGGAAATAGTCAGATATTTATGAACACACTGTCTTTTGAAATCTCTCCATTGTCTCTGTATCCCTCCTTCAAACAGGAGGGATGTCAGGAAATGATTTCTCATTTAATTATTTATTGGTCAATTGATTGTAGGAGAGTGCAACTGTCACCAGATGGCTTTACTTAATGTTGATCTAAAAATATGTCTTGCTTTCCACAGTTTGCCCCTCATATGAATGGCTTTGCTGGCATTTCTCACCTCCATGTCATCTGTTTATTGCTCAACAAGCAAATTGAGGTGCTGGAGTTGAAATGAAGGGATGACACTGGCTGGTACAGGGGAACACATTTGGGTATACATTTTATTTGAGTTAAATCACACTGACGCGTATGAGGAAAAACAAGCGGCTTAGCCCTTGAGGGTTCCTGATGGCAAGAACACAGCTCACGGTTGGCTTGGTCCAGGTTTGTGTGTGCTTTTTGTCTGCCAAGTAGGGGGCGCTGCTCACCCTCCCCCACAAACTCACCATAACTGCCCCTGCTCAGAGGGCCAGGAGGGTGGGCGAGTTGAGGGAGTCCGAAGACTGATCCCCGCTGCTGCTGCGCAGGTGAGCCTTCGAGCAGGACTCAGAGGATGGCGAGGGGCTCTCGGGCTCCAGCATGCTGGGGTAGGTGAATATGAGGCTGGGGGCGCTGGGTGTGGATGCTGGGGTGGAGGCTGCCACCACCGGGGTGTTGAGGCTGTCACTATCGCAGAAGATCCCACTACCTCCCCCAAGACATATAGGCTTAATGACAGAGCGCTGGGACTTTCCTTCCACGTAGTCTTCTTGAGGTTCTTGCTTCACCACAACGGGGTTGATGGTGCCTCGGGGACCCAGACTGTTGCGCATggtcagagggagaggggcacACTGCTGCTGGTGGTGGCCCCTCTGGTGGCGATCGTTGGGGGGCAGCTTGCACATGGGGTTGTGGGCCACCAGAATGAACTCCAACTTGTCCTTCTCCTTCTGCAGtgtctctatctctttctgtagATCAGACTTCTCTTCCTCCAGTTCCTCAGTCTCCTGTAAACCACAGCAACAAAAAACAGCAGATAAGGACACTTATCTTCAGTATCTGAAGGGTTCATATTCAGCTCAATTACAATTCTGGTGTATGGATTAGACACCAAAGCCCCAACCACTGTTTAAGGTTCACATTGTTAAGTTTCTGCATCACCTAACGCTACCACAAGAGGTCACCATTTCACCAAAAGAACCCAAAGCAcattgtacagtgccttcagaaagtattcataacaCTTTGCTTACTCCACATGCTGTTGTTTTACAGTCCGAATTAAAAATGGATTagacgcaataccccataatgacagtgaaaatatgctttagaatttagcaaatgtattgaaaatgaaatgcagaaatCTCATGTAcataggtattcacacccctgagtaaaTACTTACAGCGGTGAGTCTTTATGGGCAAATtcagagctttccacacctagattgtgcaacatttgcccattattcttttcaaatgtatcattgctagacaaccatgttcaggtcttgccataaatttaagtcaaaattcagacacaggaacattcactgtcttcttgataagcaactccagtgtagatttagccttgcgttttaggctattgtcctgctgtaaggtgaattcgtctcccagtgtctggtggaaagcagactgaaccagattttcctctaggattttgcctgtgcttagttccATTACGTACATTTGTAATCCTGAAACTcaccagtccttaacgattaaaagcatacccataacatgacgcaaccaccactatgcttgaaaatattgagtgatactcagtaatgtgttggatTTGCATCAAACATAACACGTTGTATTCagaacaaaaagtgaattgctttgccatatTTTTTTTGCCCATTTTCTTTTTagtaccttgttgcaaacaggatacatgttttacaatatttgtattctgtacagccttccttagtattgtggagtaactacaatgttgttgatcaatcCTCAGTTTTTTCCTTTTCATAGCCATTCAACTCAGTatctggcctcatggtgaaattacTGAACGGTTTACTTCCTCTCCGGCAAACTGATTCAGGAAGGACGGCTGTATCTTTGTAATCACATGGTGAATTGAGACACCCTCCAAAGTGTAATTAgtaacttcatcatgctcaaaggaatattcaatgtctgccttTTTTTATTTTGAACCATCTACCAATGCCTTTtgtgaggcattgaaaaaccCCCCTGGTCTTTGAGGTTGAAtcggtgtttgaaattcactgatcaactgagggaccttacagatgttcgtttgggtacagagatggaggtcattcaaaaatcatgttaacacTATTGTATTATTGCACAGTGAGTCCATGACACTTACAttcttactcctgaacttatttacataattccactgacattatcgggtattgtgtgaACTGAAGGCCAGCGACAAAAACAATCtcagtttaatccattttaaattcaggctgtaagacaACATTTGGAAAACGTCTAGgggcatgaatactttctgaaggtactgtaagtTTGCTAAGGAAAAGAGTTGAGATACAGCTAAAGGGCAATCAATACACATCTTGGCAGTGTGACCGTTATCCTGATACTAAAAGTAATTCCTATTACAACTTTGtccaaacaaaaaaacacattcaTGTTTAAGGTTGTTGTTCTCAGATGGAGCGACGTGATGTAACACGCAAAACACAGCGTGTTTCCTCTAGCGTAATGTGTCATTAATGTGTCACGGACCCAGCAGACAAAGACAGACCCTTAGAAGCCTGTAGTCACCAGATCAGGAGGGCAGAAAACAGATAAGTCACAGGCCTGTCTGAGAACTTTGTCTCCAACACAAAGATATGAGAAAGTAGGACACAAACTAgcagccccccccaaaaaaaaaataggAGCAATAGAACAAGAAAGATCATAAGTTTGCTGACATGGCTGGAATATGACACTTCCTTATTTGGTAATTCAACTAAGAGTCGTATGTGGTGGAGGGAAGGCGTTTTTTGCTGGAAGCAGTTGGGGGGAGTTGAGGGTGTAGCCATGGATTCGTCAAAATTGCATGGGATAGTAAGAGATGAAACTCCCACTTTATTAAATATCTCCCATTCATAATGACAGCCGCCTGCAGCACATTCCTTTCCCTTTTGTAATTGAGCTAATGAGTCTAATTAGTGCTGTCTGCTTAGCTAGGAGGGTTAGGGCCCAGCCCTGTCCACAGCTGTCTGCACCCAGACAAAAACCCTTACATCCACTGTCAGCACGACTTAGTGCTAATAGCTAAAGTGCTCCGAGACCTAGACAAACCAGTGTCGCGAGGTTCTGGTTTGAGGTCGACGCATAAATACGTGCAACACTGTTTGAGAAGTGTTAGTGAACTGAGCTGAACATGAAACTGTCCTGCACAAGGGAATATATTTTTCCCCCTTTGGTGCCTCGTTTATACCGCAAGTGCACAACATATGAAGAATTGTAGCAACTAAGTTGTCAAACAGAGAGTCTCTGGAATTTAAACTGACAGGGGCGTGTGTATGTGCgcatgtatgtgcgtgtgtgtacgcgTAGGAGAGTGTGTTGTGCAATTGTCTAACTAACCCCTTGGAGCATCTCAGTGAGCTCTCGTCTGCGATTGCGGCACTTGGCGGCTGCCAATTTGTTCCTCTCGCgcctcaccctcctcttctcctcttcctcagggGTAAGCTGAGGGCAAAAATAACACTTTGTGAGTTGTCATTAACACTTAAGCTGAACAGAACAAACAAGTAGAGAAGCTTTGGGTTTACAACTATAAGCCATCTTCAAAATCGTCAAATTCCTCACATCTTGGTACTTTGAAAGTATAACTGTTTTACAATATTAGAAGATATTTTTAAATGTTGCTTGCTGCCACAAGATGCTCTCCACACATAAGTAACTTTTGAACACAAGCATCTGTACACTTGTGGTCCTCACCTGCTCATCTCTCCTTCGTCGTACGCGGGTGTCCCCGACAGAGCGTATGACACCCGGGCGGGCGAGGGCAGTGTGACCCAGGAGCCCGGGGCTGTTGGAGAGGTGGTGGCTGTAGGAGTGGGAGCGTGAGTAAGGGTTGGACATGGAGGTGATCACTGTGGGCTGCACCATCCACTGCAGGTCCTGGCTGGTCGTTATGGCGTTTATCGTGGGGATGAAGGCACTGCTAGAGCCAGGCATGTCAGCCCGGTATTTCTAGATACAGGAAAGGtagcaaagagaaagggagattgggagagggagaaagagggcagaTCAGGAGAGAAATGGTGAGTGGATGATTTCAAGATGACAATTGATCCTTTGCTTACTATTGCAACCTCTGACATTTTCCTGGGAAGCTCAAGTCAACCACTGCCAAAATCAAACTGTTTCTAATACAGACTAAAATTAAACAGCGATAACAATTGCTTCATGTGAAGCTGGTAAAATTATATTTGTAGTGTAGCTAGCCACTGAATGGCTCTGAATTCCCTGCCAGCATGCAATTTGAGCCAACTAGTGCTCTCAAATCATATCCTCATGTCGACAGCAGATGGGAGTTATATTCATAACATTGCCAACTTAGCTAGCGAACATACACCTTAAGAAAACAATATATATtaagtggctagctagctagcattagcaacATTTGGAGGTCAATGAGACTGCGTGCTAGCTAACCAGCTGGACTAGCAAACAATGTAACAAAAGTATCATTTCAGATTTTAAAAATACTCCATGAACTGGCTCTGAATTTCAGGAATCACAGTTGCTCCTCCTGCAGCACTGTTAAATTATTCAGCCATTTAAAaacttaaataaaaaaaatgtttaaatcaaCAGCCTTCACAGGCTTTCAAACCATTTTAAAAAAGTGAGCTTGTCCTTGTCCAGGTGGTGGACTTGACTATCCATTGGTTGCCCAAAATTCTGGGGCAGGGCCTATCAAGTAAGTTCTGTGTGTCAACTCTAGGGGAAGACCCATCATTGTATTGAAGTAACATACCAACAGTGAATATTTCACAGATCTCAATTTCCATTCATTTTTTTGTTCTCCACTTGTTACAGCAGAAGAAAAAAACACCACTTTACATGTAGGCTATTTGACTGCTATCAATTTCCAAGCCCTGTAGCT
This genomic stretch from Oncorhynchus keta strain PuntledgeMale-10-30-2019 chromosome 29, Oket_V2, whole genome shotgun sequence harbors:
- the LOC118362886 gene encoding fos-related antigen 2-like — its product is MYQDYSVNYDTSSRGSSTSPAQPESFTSGSSTIGSPISTSSYQKYRADMPGSSSAFIPTINAITTSQDLQWMVQPTVITSMSNPYSRSHSYSHHLSNSPGLLGHTALARPGVIRSVGDTRVRRRRDEQLTPEEEEKRRVRRERNKLAAAKCRNRRRELTEMLQGETEELEEEKSDLQKEIETLQKEKDKLEFILVAHNPMCKLPPNDRHQRGHHQQQCAPLPLTMRNSLGPRGTINPVVVKQEPQEDYVEGKSQRSVIKPICLGGGSGIFCDSDSLNTPVVAASTPASTPSAPSLIFTYPSMLEPESPSPSSESCSKAHLRSSSGDQSSDSLNSPTLLAL